Proteins co-encoded in one Zootoca vivipara chromosome 3, rZooViv1.1, whole genome shotgun sequence genomic window:
- the DNAJC18 gene encoding dnaJ homolog subfamily C member 18 isoform X1, whose product MAVLSPGERWAEALIDELRRNACKSEEMRNNFDYCGCSDCMRIKKEHLCDSGRSPSASGEGSMTYTKEQLLGVQRIKNSKNYYEILGVRRDAKDEELKKAYRKLALKFHPDKNCAPGATDAFKAIGTAFAVLSNPEKRLQYDQFGDEQETCYTNLPKHYNYYREFEADITPEEIFNMFFGGNFPTGNIHMFSNSSMDPPCYQPRNRHDRTWTEEEEEEETRPQNSYSAFIQLLPVFIIIVVSIVTQLMATNPPYSLFFKSTLGHTIVRETQNLQVPYYVDKSFENSYNAEELEELEKHIEKDYIEYIQTSCRKEKQQKSELSNLAKLYRDERLKQKAESVKLENCEKLSNLIGLQRSRQWAEA is encoded by the exons ATGGCAGTGCTGAGCCCTGGGGAGCGCTGGGCTGAAG CATTGATTGATGAGCTCAGAAGAAATGCATGTAAATCAGAGGAAATGAGAAACAACTTTGATTACTGTGGGTGTAGTGACTGTATGAGGATAAAAAAGGAACATCTCTGTGACAGTGGCAGGAGTCCATCAGCGTCTGGGGAAGGTAGCATGACCTACACAAAAGAACAGCTCCTTGGGGTACAAAG AATAAAGAACAGTAAGAATTACTATGAGATTCTAGGTGTTAGGAGAGATGCCAAAGACGAAGAATTGAAAAAAGCATACCGAAAACTTGCCCTGAAATTTCATCCAGACAAGAACTGTGCTCCAGGAGCAACAGATGCATTTAAAG CAATAGGCACGGCTTTTGCAGTTTTGAGCAACCCTGAAAAGAGATTACAATATGATCAATTTGGAGATGAACAAGAGACTTGTTATACTAACCTGCCCAAGCATTATAACTATTACAGAGAGTTTGAAGCAGACATCACACCAGAAGAAATATTTAATATGTTTTTTGGAGGGAACTTCCCAACAG gaaataTCCACATGTTTTCAAATTCATCAATGGATCCCCCATGTTATCAGCCACGGAACAGGCATGATAGGACTTggacagaggaagaagaggaggaagaaactaGACCACAG AATTCATACTCTGCATTTATCCAGTTACTGCCAGTTTTTATTATAATAGTTGTGTCAATCGTAACTCAACTGATGGCAACTAACCCACCCTACAGCCTCTTCTTCAAGTC GACTCTTGGGCACACAATTGTTAGAGAAACACAGAATCTACAGGTGCCTTACTATGTTGATAAAAGCTTTGAAAATAGCTATAATGCCGAAGAACTCGAAGAGCTTGAAAAACACATTGAAAAAGATTATATCGAATATATCCAGACTAGCTgcaggaaagaaaaacaacaaa aATCGGAGCTATCGAATTTGGCGAAGCTGTACAGAGATGAGCGACTGAAACAGAAAGCGGAATCCGTAAAACTTGAGAACTGTGAAAAGCTCTCCAATCTCATAGGACTACAAAGGAGTCGTCAGTGGGCAGAGGCATGA
- the DNAJC18 gene encoding dnaJ homolog subfamily C member 18 isoform X2: MRNNFDYCGCSDCMRIKKEHLCDSGRSPSASGEGSMTYTKEQLLGVQRIKNSKNYYEILGVRRDAKDEELKKAYRKLALKFHPDKNCAPGATDAFKAIGTAFAVLSNPEKRLQYDQFGDEQETCYTNLPKHYNYYREFEADITPEEIFNMFFGGNFPTGNIHMFSNSSMDPPCYQPRNRHDRTWTEEEEEEETRPQNSYSAFIQLLPVFIIIVVSIVTQLMATNPPYSLFFKSTLGHTIVRETQNLQVPYYVDKSFENSYNAEELEELEKHIEKDYIEYIQTSCRKEKQQKSELSNLAKLYRDERLKQKAESVKLENCEKLSNLIGLQRSRQWAEA, from the exons ATGAGAAACAACTTTGATTACTGTGGGTGTAGTGACTGTATGAGGATAAAAAAGGAACATCTCTGTGACAGTGGCAGGAGTCCATCAGCGTCTGGGGAAGGTAGCATGACCTACACAAAAGAACAGCTCCTTGGGGTACAAAG AATAAAGAACAGTAAGAATTACTATGAGATTCTAGGTGTTAGGAGAGATGCCAAAGACGAAGAATTGAAAAAAGCATACCGAAAACTTGCCCTGAAATTTCATCCAGACAAGAACTGTGCTCCAGGAGCAACAGATGCATTTAAAG CAATAGGCACGGCTTTTGCAGTTTTGAGCAACCCTGAAAAGAGATTACAATATGATCAATTTGGAGATGAACAAGAGACTTGTTATACTAACCTGCCCAAGCATTATAACTATTACAGAGAGTTTGAAGCAGACATCACACCAGAAGAAATATTTAATATGTTTTTTGGAGGGAACTTCCCAACAG gaaataTCCACATGTTTTCAAATTCATCAATGGATCCCCCATGTTATCAGCCACGGAACAGGCATGATAGGACTTggacagaggaagaagaggaggaagaaactaGACCACAG AATTCATACTCTGCATTTATCCAGTTACTGCCAGTTTTTATTATAATAGTTGTGTCAATCGTAACTCAACTGATGGCAACTAACCCACCCTACAGCCTCTTCTTCAAGTC GACTCTTGGGCACACAATTGTTAGAGAAACACAGAATCTACAGGTGCCTTACTATGTTGATAAAAGCTTTGAAAATAGCTATAATGCCGAAGAACTCGAAGAGCTTGAAAAACACATTGAAAAAGATTATATCGAATATATCCAGACTAGCTgcaggaaagaaaaacaacaaa aATCGGAGCTATCGAATTTGGCGAAGCTGTACAGAGATGAGCGACTGAAACAGAAAGCGGAATCCGTAAAACTTGAGAACTGTGAAAAGCTCTCCAATCTCATAGGACTACAAAGGAGTCGTCAGTGGGCAGAGGCATGA